In the Haloferula helveola genome, one interval contains:
- a CDS encoding glycoside hydrolase family 2 TIM barrel-domain containing protein has product MKSILPLLLAALPSVVQAAPDWENQNVFRINKEEPRAIAMPFPTREGALTKKRLESPWCQMLNGDWKFHWVDHPEKRPADFFRADFDDSSWKTIPVPSNVELHGYGTPIYCNHPYPFQKDPPRVMGEPPKNFTAYNERNPVSSYRRTFTIPDTWKDRQTFITFNGVSSAFYLWVNGEKVGYSQDSRTPAEFDITKFLKDGENTLAVEVYRYSDGSYLECQDFWRLSGIFRDVYLHSSSALQLRDFFVRGGFEDDYATGQMNIRLDLRQPDGKPAPCSATVEVLDTEGKPIAPPLDFSSAQTEPLHISGIGGVKPWSAEEPNLYSLLITVKNLDGEPVDYYATRIGFSRSEIKDGQLLVNGKPILIKGVNRHDHHPDLGHYITEEQMLEDLLIAKRNNINAIRTCHYPNDPRFFELCDELGLYVCAEANIESHGMGYGPESLAKDPSWEGAHVDRVRNMVEAFKNHPSIILWSLGNEAGDGVNFVAASKWIKDHEPSRPVHYERAGQAAHVDLYSPMYAAPQGCINYARNEEKKPLDQQRPLIQCEYSHAMGNSSGGIADYWEIFRKERLLQGGFIWDFIDQGLRQTRPVPPTVNDRSPSKLPVVLGGEVTAEAGLTRGSATVASAKPIEITGPFTVVADITPRGNGGNNDIVTKSDQSWALKINAGGDLEFFVYQGTWHAVTAPQPDGFDGNPHTLAGVFDGKTLKLVLDGREIASAPYSGGIAPTDKPLGISTNADHPDRSFNGEIRRVRLHADALPVNRLAAPGSVLDIDFTKFAASGETREFFAYGGDFGDAPNDDNFCCNGIVTSDRKPTPQLPEVAAVYSDVRIELIDRTKLRVHNERFFKDLGDLRLFTGLLTNGDGSVDQEIELPDITPGESAEIPVSIPTFKLAAGAEVAFAAEIRLGSDTNWAKAGHVVSRAQFPVAGNATTLPPSGSSKPAPEIASREAGISVISGEGFSVTINEETGTIDQFQASGRNLLAAPLHLNFWRPPTDNDRANGYANKCGVWRKAGAGAKVTSAAIESDDLTVAAKFGLSLPAGKSTAKVIYIIDGHGRVSTQIEVTPVGNGLGPIPRLGMQCRLVPELNTWGWYGLGPHETMRDRKAGGILGSWSVNVADAWFPYVEPQATGNRTDVRHASFTDANGKGLAIRGIGEPLEMSAYPFAMDDLEGPKHPSDIPSRDFITLNIDHAQMGVGGINSWGAWPLGEYQIKPAGKHAWKFVLEPAR; this is encoded by the coding sequence ATGAAATCCATCCTGCCCCTGCTGCTCGCAGCACTCCCGTCAGTTGTCCAGGCCGCTCCCGATTGGGAGAACCAGAACGTCTTCCGGATCAACAAGGAAGAGCCTCGCGCGATCGCGATGCCCTTCCCCACCCGTGAGGGCGCCCTCACGAAGAAGCGACTCGAGTCACCGTGGTGCCAGATGCTCAACGGCGACTGGAAATTCCACTGGGTCGATCATCCCGAAAAGCGCCCCGCCGATTTCTTCAGGGCCGACTTCGACGACAGCTCATGGAAAACGATTCCGGTCCCCTCGAACGTCGAACTCCACGGCTACGGAACACCGATCTACTGCAACCATCCTTACCCGTTCCAAAAGGACCCGCCCCGGGTGATGGGCGAGCCGCCAAAGAACTTCACCGCCTACAACGAGCGCAATCCGGTTTCGTCCTACCGCAGGACCTTCACGATTCCGGACACATGGAAGGACCGCCAGACCTTCATCACCTTCAATGGCGTATCGTCGGCCTTCTACCTCTGGGTGAACGGCGAGAAGGTCGGCTACTCGCAGGACTCGCGGACCCCGGCGGAGTTCGACATCACGAAGTTCCTCAAGGACGGAGAGAACACCCTGGCAGTGGAGGTGTATCGCTACTCCGACGGGTCCTACCTTGAGTGCCAGGACTTCTGGCGCCTCTCGGGCATCTTCCGGGATGTCTATCTGCACTCGTCATCAGCACTCCAACTCCGTGATTTCTTCGTGCGGGGAGGCTTTGAGGACGATTATGCGACCGGACAGATGAACATCCGGCTCGACCTCCGCCAACCTGACGGGAAGCCGGCTCCTTGCAGCGCCACGGTAGAGGTCCTCGACACCGAAGGAAAGCCCATCGCACCACCCCTCGACTTCAGCTCGGCACAAACCGAACCGCTCCACATCTCGGGAATCGGCGGAGTGAAGCCGTGGTCCGCCGAGGAGCCCAACCTCTACTCCCTGCTGATCACGGTAAAGAACCTCGACGGAGAACCGGTCGACTACTACGCCACCCGGATCGGTTTTTCGCGAAGCGAGATCAAGGACGGCCAACTGCTCGTCAACGGCAAGCCGATCCTGATCAAGGGAGTGAACCGTCACGACCACCACCCGGACCTCGGGCACTACATCACCGAGGAACAGATGCTGGAAGATCTGCTGATCGCCAAGCGCAACAATATCAACGCGATCCGAACCTGCCACTACCCGAACGATCCGCGCTTCTTCGAGTTGTGTGACGAACTCGGCCTATACGTCTGCGCCGAGGCCAACATCGAATCGCACGGCATGGGCTACGGCCCGGAGTCACTTGCCAAGGATCCGTCGTGGGAAGGCGCCCACGTCGATCGCGTCCGGAACATGGTTGAAGCCTTCAAGAACCATCCGTCGATCATCCTCTGGTCGCTCGGCAACGAGGCGGGCGACGGCGTCAACTTCGTGGCCGCCTCGAAGTGGATCAAGGACCACGAGCCATCCCGTCCGGTCCACTACGAGCGCGCCGGACAGGCGGCCCACGTCGACCTCTACTCGCCGATGTATGCGGCTCCGCAAGGCTGCATCAACTACGCCCGCAACGAGGAGAAGAAGCCGCTCGATCAGCAACGACCGCTGATCCAGTGCGAGTATTCTCACGCGATGGGCAACTCTTCCGGCGGCATCGCGGACTACTGGGAAATCTTCAGGAAGGAGCGACTGCTCCAAGGCGGTTTCATCTGGGACTTCATTGACCAAGGCCTGCGGCAGACACGGCCCGTGCCGCCAACCGTCAACGACAGATCTCCTTCGAAGCTTCCCGTCGTACTCGGCGGTGAAGTCACCGCCGAAGCCGGCCTGACCCGCGGCAGTGCGACCGTCGCATCCGCAAAGCCGATCGAAATCACCGGACCATTCACGGTGGTGGCGGACATCACCCCACGCGGAAACGGTGGCAACAACGACATCGTCACCAAAAGCGACCAATCGTGGGCGCTGAAGATCAACGCCGGCGGAGACCTGGAGTTCTTCGTCTATCAAGGCACCTGGCATGCGGTCACGGCACCCCAGCCGGATGGCTTCGACGGCAATCCTCACACCCTCGCAGGCGTCTTCGACGGCAAGACCTTGAAGCTCGTGCTCGATGGCCGGGAAATCGCGTCGGCTCCATATTCCGGCGGGATTGCCCCGACCGACAAGCCGCTCGGAATTTCCACCAATGCCGATCATCCCGACCGCAGCTTCAATGGGGAGATCCGACGCGTCCGTCTCCATGCCGACGCGCTTCCGGTGAACCGCCTCGCCGCACCGGGTTCCGTCCTCGACATCGACTTCACCAAGTTCGCGGCATCCGGCGAGACCCGTGAGTTCTTCGCCTACGGCGGCGATTTCGGTGATGCGCCGAACGACGACAACTTCTGCTGCAACGGCATCGTCACCTCCGACCGCAAACCGACCCCGCAGCTCCCCGAAGTTGCCGCGGTTTACTCGGACGTTCGGATCGAGCTGATCGACCGCACGAAACTGCGCGTCCACAACGAGCGCTTCTTCAAAGACCTCGGCGACCTCAGGCTTTTCACCGGTCTGCTCACCAACGGCGACGGCTCGGTCGATCAGGAGATCGAACTGCCCGATATCACCCCGGGCGAATCCGCGGAGATCCCCGTTTCGATTCCGACCTTCAAACTCGCCGCGGGAGCCGAGGTGGCGTTCGCCGCGGAGATCCGCCTCGGAAGCGACACCAACTGGGCAAAGGCCGGCCATGTCGTCAGCCGCGCGCAGTTCCCGGTGGCAGGCAACGCCACAACTCTGCCACCTTCCGGTTCTTCCAAGCCCGCGCCGGAGATCGCCAGCAGGGAGGCGGGCATTTCCGTGATCTCGGGAGAAGGATTCTCCGTCACGATCAACGAGGAGACGGGCACCATCGACCAATTCCAGGCAAGCGGCCGCAACCTCCTCGCAGCCCCGCTCCACCTCAACTTCTGGCGCCCGCCCACCGATAACGATCGGGCGAATGGCTACGCCAACAAGTGCGGCGTTTGGCGCAAAGCCGGCGCCGGGGCGAAGGTGACTTCCGCAGCGATCGAAAGCGATGACCTCACGGTTGCGGCCAAGTTCGGCCTGTCGCTACCGGCGGGAAAATCGACCGCCAAAGTCATTTACATCATCGACGGTCATGGCCGGGTCTCCACACAGATCGAGGTCACGCCTGTCGGCAACGGACTCGGCCCGATCCCGCGCCTGGGGATGCAGTGCCGCCTTGTTCCCGAACTCAACACCTGGGGTTGGTATGGCCTCGGCCCTCACGAAACGATGCGAGACCGCAAAGCAGGAGGCATCCTGGGATCCTGGAGCGTGAATGTCGCCGACGCCTGGTTCCCCTACGTCGAACCACAGGCAACCGGCAACCGGACCGACGTCCGCCATGCGAGTTTCACCGATGCAAACGGCAAGGGGTTGGCGATCCGGGGAATTGGCGAGCCTCTGGAAATGTCGGCTTACCCGTTCGCTATGGATGACTTGGAAGGCCCGAAGCACCCGAGCGACATCCCGTCTCGTGACTTCATCACCCTGAATATCGACCACGCCCAGATGGGGGTGGGAGGCATCAATTCATGGGGGGCTTGGCCGCTCGGGGAATACCAGATCAAGCCCGCGGGTAAGCATGCCTGGAAGTTCGTGCTCGAGCCCGCTCGCTGA
- a CDS encoding beta-N-acetylhexosaminidase encodes MTLSVEVKAIATCSLSMTTPAILLMSAVAASAASLIPLPVEVTDGEGAFLLTEATAIRHDRAVAGEAKLLAADLAKATGHDPQTYAEELKIMLHSEIRLDVDDSLSLAPGGYRLEVTPRGVSVVGKDAAGVWNGTRTVMQLIGCEKKDSHEIPSVSISDQPRFGWRGMHLDVGRHFYPVADIKGFIDWLAFQKLNVLHWHLTEDQGWRIEIKKYPKLTEVGAYRDSTPPYGNRNSDDGKRYGGFYTQTQIREIVAYAAERHVTIVPEIDMPGHMAAAIAAYPQFGNSDIPGYKPKVMTRWGVHPYTLAPTEETFGFVDDVLTEVCELFPSPYIHIGGDEAPKGQWEKSPRVREIMKANGLKNGHDVQSYFIKRVEKMLEKKGRRLLGWDEIREGGLAPSATVMSWRGEQGGIQSAKEGHDVVMASNSHLYFDHYQHSAGEELAKGPEFEAITGFLPIAKVYSYDPVPAALTAEEAKHVLGVQAQLWTEYMKTWDKVEYMAFPRIAALAEIAWTPVEKKNYDDFRKRLDGIMKCYDAAGVNRAEPMDPPKRETKDGSTVSTSLGIYQNHWPELAFDGREKTFFWADRALKKGDHLTLSFKKPRSGKVRVETGGPASQNGDKLENGVLQAQVGEEVWEDVGGFRDGVAEGTLPEGTRAVRVLVTAPQTNWLIVHEIGIE; translated from the coding sequence ATGACATTAAGTGTTGAAGTGAAGGCGATCGCGACCTGCAGTCTGTCCATGACCACTCCCGCGATTCTTCTGATGTCAGCCGTGGCGGCCAGCGCCGCCTCCCTGATCCCGCTACCTGTTGAGGTTACCGATGGCGAAGGCGCATTCCTGCTGACGGAAGCGACTGCCATCCGGCACGATCGGGCTGTCGCGGGCGAAGCGAAGTTGCTTGCCGCAGACCTCGCCAAGGCGACGGGCCACGATCCCCAGACCTACGCCGAGGAACTGAAGATCATGCTCCACTCGGAGATCCGCCTGGATGTCGATGACAGCCTGTCCTTGGCCCCGGGAGGATACCGTCTCGAAGTGACGCCGCGCGGCGTGAGTGTGGTCGGGAAGGATGCGGCCGGAGTGTGGAATGGCACCCGGACGGTGATGCAGTTGATCGGCTGTGAGAAGAAGGACTCGCACGAGATCCCGTCGGTCTCGATTTCGGATCAGCCTCGTTTCGGATGGCGGGGCATGCACCTCGACGTCGGTCGCCACTTCTACCCGGTCGCGGACATCAAGGGATTCATCGACTGGCTTGCCTTCCAAAAGCTCAACGTTCTGCACTGGCACCTGACCGAGGACCAGGGCTGGCGGATCGAGATCAAGAAGTACCCGAAGTTGACCGAGGTCGGCGCCTATCGGGATTCGACGCCGCCCTATGGCAACCGGAACTCCGATGACGGCAAACGCTACGGTGGGTTCTACACCCAGACGCAGATTCGGGAGATCGTGGCGTATGCGGCCGAGCGGCACGTGACCATCGTTCCCGAAATCGACATGCCGGGTCACATGGCGGCGGCGATCGCGGCGTATCCGCAGTTCGGCAATTCGGACATTCCCGGCTACAAGCCGAAGGTGATGACCCGCTGGGGCGTCCATCCCTACACCCTTGCGCCAACCGAGGAGACCTTCGGATTTGTCGACGACGTCCTGACCGAGGTGTGCGAGTTGTTTCCTTCTCCGTACATCCACATTGGCGGTGACGAAGCGCCGAAGGGCCAGTGGGAGAAGTCGCCGCGGGTTCGCGAAATCATGAAGGCGAACGGACTGAAGAACGGGCACGATGTTCAGAGTTACTTCATCAAGCGGGTCGAGAAGATGCTGGAGAAGAAGGGTCGCCGGCTCCTCGGCTGGGACGAGATTCGCGAAGGCGGTCTCGCACCGAGTGCGACGGTGATGTCGTGGCGTGGCGAGCAGGGCGGGATCCAGTCCGCAAAGGAAGGCCACGACGTGGTGATGGCCTCCAACAGCCACCTCTACTTCGATCACTACCAGCACTCGGCTGGCGAGGAACTGGCGAAAGGCCCCGAGTTCGAGGCAATCACCGGATTCCTGCCGATCGCCAAGGTCTATTCGTATGATCCGGTGCCGGCGGCCCTGACGGCCGAGGAGGCGAAGCACGTCCTCGGGGTTCAGGCCCAGCTTTGGACCGAGTACATGAAGACCTGGGACAAGGTCGAATACATGGCTTTTCCCCGGATCGCCGCGCTCGCCGAGATCGCGTGGACGCCTGTCGAGAAGAAGAACTACGATGATTTCCGTAAAAGGCTGGACGGGATCATGAAGTGCTACGATGCGGCCGGGGTGAACCGAGCCGAGCCAATGGATCCTCCGAAGCGGGAGACCAAGGACGGGTCGACCGTTTCGACCTCACTCGGGATCTATCAGAACCACTGGCCGGAGTTGGCTTTCGACGGTCGCGAAAAGACGTTTTTTTGGGCCGACCGCGCGCTGAAGAAGGGGGATCACCTCACGCTTTCATTCAAGAAGCCAAGGTCGGGCAAAGTCCGGGTCGAGACCGGCGGTCCGGCGAGCCAGAATGGCGACAAGCTGGAGAACGGCGTGCTGCAGGCCCAAGTCGGCGAAGAAGTTTGGGAAGATGTCGGAGGTTTTCGTGACGGAGTCGCCGAGGGAACCCTGCCCGAAGGCACCCGGGCCGTCCGGGTGCTTGTGACCGCTCCGCAGACGAATTGGCTGATCGTTCACGAGATCGGGATCGAGTGA
- the rimK gene encoding 30S ribosomal protein S6--L-glutamate ligase has translation MKIAVLSRNPKLYSTRRLIEAGKERGHEMRRIDYLRCHMNITTMRPKIYLGDEELADYDAVIPRIGASHTFFGTAVVRQFEMMGTYPANESVAISRSRDKLRSLQLLARKGIGLPVTAFAHDTKATGHLIKLCGGAPIVIKLLEGTQGVGVVLAETQKAAESVIEAFRGLDANILAQEFIKEAGGADIRCFVVGDKVVAAMKRQGAEGEFRSNLHRGGSSSVIKITPEERSTAVRAARVMGLNVAGVDLLRSNHGPVVMEVNSSPGLEGIEEATGKDVAGKIIEFIEKHAKSGSTRTRGQG, from the coding sequence ATGAAGATCGCCGTACTCTCCAGAAACCCGAAGCTCTACTCGACCCGCCGCCTCATCGAGGCCGGTAAAGAACGTGGACACGAAATGCGCCGGATCGACTACCTGCGCTGCCACATGAACATCACCACGATGCGTCCAAAGATCTACCTCGGTGACGAGGAGCTCGCGGACTACGACGCGGTGATCCCCCGCATCGGGGCATCCCACACCTTCTTCGGAACCGCTGTGGTGAGGCAGTTCGAAATGATGGGCACCTACCCGGCAAACGAGTCGGTCGCGATCTCGCGTTCGCGGGACAAGCTGCGCTCGCTGCAGTTGCTCGCCCGCAAGGGCATCGGTCTCCCGGTGACCGCATTCGCTCACGACACCAAGGCAACCGGCCACCTGATCAAACTCTGCGGCGGTGCCCCGATCGTGATCAAGCTGCTCGAAGGCACCCAAGGGGTCGGCGTCGTTCTCGCCGAAACCCAGAAAGCGGCCGAGTCGGTGATCGAGGCGTTCCGAGGCCTCGATGCCAATATTCTCGCCCAGGAATTCATCAAGGAAGCCGGTGGCGCGGACATCCGCTGCTTCGTCGTCGGCGACAAGGTGGTGGCCGCGATGAAACGTCAGGGTGCCGAAGGCGAATTCCGCTCGAACCTGCACCGCGGCGGCTCCTCGTCGGTCATCAAGATCACTCCCGAGGAGCGCTCGACTGCGGTTCGTGCGGCGCGCGTGATGGGCCTCAATGTCGCAGGCGTCGACCTGCTGCGCTCCAACCACGGCCCCGTGGTGATGGAAGTGAACTCTTCCCCCGGCCTTGAAGGGATCGAGGAGGCGACCGGCAAGGACGTGGCCGGCAAGATCATCGAATTCATCGAAAAGCACGCCAAGAGCGGCTCGACTCGGACCCGCGGGCAAGGCTGA
- a CDS encoding succinylglutamate desuccinylase/aspartoacylase family protein: MPRQPSTPSFTIGDAMIPPGSRQRVSLEVGTFLTSEVLRLDVHVIHGKRPGPCLLLTAAIHGDESNGTEIIRRILRDPRIRRLRGTLLAIPIVNRPGFVTRSRYMPDRRDLNRLFPGTATGSLGGRLARVLVEEVVPRADAVIDLHTGAVNRPNFPQIRICPDAPDDLELARTFGPPVILIGQPRENTFRHTCQQLGKPILLYEAGEALRLDTPAIRFGVQGILAVMRSMEMLSGRGPAPKRHKPLVSRRSFWERAPAGGIFTPLVALGKAVEAGTQLGFVADPHGSGDTPVVASKAGVLIGRTNDAATDEGDGLFHVATLDNLGTAENRIAKSTEMLPSAEDNEDDHPVPYDSLTDTI, translated from the coding sequence ATGCCACGACAACCCTCCACTCCGTCCTTCACGATCGGCGACGCGATGATCCCGCCTGGATCCCGGCAGCGCGTGTCACTGGAGGTCGGCACTTTCCTGACCTCGGAGGTCCTGCGGCTGGACGTGCACGTGATCCACGGCAAGCGCCCGGGACCTTGCCTGCTGCTCACCGCCGCGATCCACGGCGACGAATCGAACGGCACCGAGATCATCCGCCGGATTCTGCGCGACCCGCGGATCCGCCGTCTGCGCGGCACCCTTCTTGCGATTCCAATCGTCAACCGTCCGGGTTTCGTCACCCGGTCCCGCTACATGCCGGACCGACGCGACCTCAACCGGCTGTTTCCCGGCACTGCCACCGGATCGCTCGGTGGCCGGCTCGCAAGGGTGCTCGTCGAGGAAGTCGTCCCCCGTGCCGATGCCGTCATCGACCTGCACACCGGCGCGGTCAACCGACCGAACTTTCCCCAGATCCGCATCTGCCCGGACGCTCCGGATGATCTCGAACTCGCCCGGACCTTCGGCCCGCCGGTCATCCTCATCGGCCAGCCCCGCGAGAACACCTTCCGCCACACCTGCCAGCAACTCGGCAAGCCGATCCTGCTCTACGAGGCCGGTGAAGCGCTGCGACTCGACACGCCCGCCATCCGCTTCGGCGTGCAGGGAATCCTCGCGGTGATGCGGAGCATGGAGATGCTGTCGGGTCGAGGACCCGCACCAAAACGGCACAAACCGCTCGTCTCCCGCCGCAGCTTCTGGGAACGCGCGCCCGCCGGCGGGATCTTCACACCGCTGGTCGCGCTTGGCAAAGCGGTGGAAGCCGGCACCCAGCTCGGCTTCGTCGCGGACCCACACGGCTCGGGCGACACGCCCGTCGTTGCAAGCAAGGCGGGAGTGCTCATCGGTCGAACCAATGACGCGGCCACCGATGAGGGCGATGGCCTCTTCCATGTCGCGACGCTCGACAATCTCGGCACCGCCGAGAACCGCATCGCGAAGTCGACCGAGATGCTCCCTTCCGCCGAAGACAACGAGGACGACCACCCGGTGCCCTACGACTCGCTGACCGACACGATCTGA
- a CDS encoding ATP-dependent zinc protease family protein yields MRRTRKPGCHVGQVRHDGRPAGEVASELGLPTRRRQAEKLVIGRREWVMLPEFDAGPFHAKTDSGARSSSIHAEQIVLSDDCSSVGFFTRDHYGRRKWCEMKVGGVSRVKSSTGEAKPRIWVETELELPGGFRWRARLTLANRSRMLCSMLLGRRALSGYFLIDTARDHLMGMFDARGGH; encoded by the coding sequence ATGAGAAGAACACGCAAACCCGGATGCCACGTCGGACAGGTCCGCCATGACGGCCGCCCGGCGGGAGAAGTCGCGTCCGAGCTCGGGTTGCCGACCCGGCGGCGCCAGGCGGAGAAGCTGGTGATCGGCCGGCGCGAGTGGGTGATGCTGCCGGAGTTCGATGCGGGGCCCTTCCACGCCAAGACGGACAGCGGAGCGCGGAGTTCGAGCATCCATGCCGAACAGATCGTGTTGTCCGACGACTGCTCATCGGTCGGCTTTTTCACCCGGGACCACTATGGACGCCGTAAGTGGTGCGAAATGAAGGTCGGCGGCGTGAGTCGGGTCAAGAGTTCGACCGGCGAGGCGAAGCCGCGGATCTGGGTCGAGACGGAGCTCGAACTTCCCGGCGGCTTCCGCTGGCGGGCGCGTCTGACACTGGCCAACCGCAGCCGTATGCTGTGCTCGATGCTGCTCGGGCGGCGGGCGCTTTCCGGCTACTTCCTGATCGATACCGCGCGCGACCATTTGATGGGCATGTTCGACGCCCGCGGGGGACACTGA
- the recN gene encoding DNA repair protein RecN, translating into MLTLLKIRNLALVDELVWELGSGLVAVTGETGAGKSVIVGALKLVLGERADKSLIRTGESTCTVEAVFELGDSAEVDAVLEEGGLDVCEGGVLIVRRVIGASANRQFVNDSPVTLALLKRVGELLVDLHGPHDHQSLLSTERQLVMLDAYADVDLASYRSAWHAWREKQSELDDLRDAESAGEQELELLRHQVDEIDAAELKPDEEDDITDRWRRAGNASRLVELSGAAANLLGEDESGIVNMLGEVQRLVRELEKLDPTISEKTIGLESAVVELEELERSFRDYAEELDLDPSEAAELEERVNLFESLKRKYGPTLEAVLAHRDRCAEWLDSVENRGERLKRLEEQAAKLREAVDAAGRLIGTRRKKAAPRLAKEIAAQLRDLGFKQSSFEIRLEARRDPGVSGFETVEFFFGPNPGEPLLPLRQIASSGEVSRVMLAVKSALADQDSTPLMVFDEIDANVGGEIARAVGRKMAVLGERHQVVAITHFPQVAATAARHFVVEKQVTSGRTRSRLFPVTGDARIDELVRMLGGGGSSARDMAQSLLETA; encoded by the coding sequence ATGCTCACCCTTCTTAAGATCCGCAACCTCGCGCTCGTCGATGAACTCGTCTGGGAACTGGGCTCGGGACTGGTGGCGGTGACCGGCGAGACGGGTGCCGGCAAATCGGTGATCGTCGGCGCGCTCAAGCTGGTGCTCGGCGAGCGGGCCGACAAGTCGCTGATTCGGACCGGCGAGTCGACCTGCACGGTCGAGGCCGTCTTCGAGTTGGGCGATTCCGCCGAGGTGGATGCGGTGCTGGAGGAGGGAGGATTGGATGTTTGCGAGGGAGGAGTGCTGATCGTGCGCCGGGTCATCGGGGCCAGCGCGAACCGGCAGTTCGTCAACGACTCGCCAGTGACCCTCGCATTGCTCAAGCGGGTGGGGGAGTTGCTGGTCGATCTGCATGGTCCGCACGACCATCAGTCGTTGCTTTCGACCGAGCGTCAGCTGGTGATGCTCGACGCCTACGCCGATGTCGATTTGGCATCCTACCGCAGCGCGTGGCACGCATGGCGCGAGAAGCAGTCCGAACTGGACGACCTGCGCGATGCCGAGAGCGCGGGCGAGCAGGAGCTTGAACTCCTCAGGCATCAGGTCGATGAGATCGATGCGGCCGAGCTGAAGCCGGACGAGGAGGATGACATCACCGACCGCTGGCGCCGGGCGGGCAATGCGAGCCGGCTCGTCGAGTTGTCGGGAGCGGCCGCGAACCTGCTCGGCGAGGACGAGAGCGGCATCGTCAACATGCTGGGCGAAGTCCAGCGGCTGGTGCGCGAGTTGGAGAAGCTCGATCCGACGATTTCGGAGAAAACAATCGGTCTTGAAAGCGCCGTGGTCGAGTTGGAGGAACTCGAGCGGTCTTTCCGGGACTACGCGGAAGAACTCGATCTCGATCCATCCGAAGCGGCGGAGCTGGAGGAGCGGGTGAATCTATTCGAGTCCCTGAAGCGGAAATACGGCCCGACGCTTGAGGCGGTGCTGGCCCATCGCGACCGTTGTGCCGAGTGGCTGGACTCGGTCGAGAACCGGGGAGAACGACTCAAGCGGCTTGAGGAACAGGCGGCGAAATTGCGGGAAGCGGTGGATGCCGCGGGCCGGCTGATTGGCACGCGCCGGAAGAAGGCCGCGCCACGGTTGGCCAAGGAGATCGCCGCCCAGCTTCGCGACCTCGGTTTCAAGCAGTCCTCGTTCGAGATCCGTCTTGAGGCGCGTCGGGATCCGGGAGTTTCGGGATTCGAAACGGTGGAGTTTTTCTTCGGGCCGAACCCCGGAGAACCGCTCCTGCCGCTGCGGCAGATCGCTTCGAGCGGTGAGGTCAGCCGGGTGATGCTGGCGGTCAAAAGTGCGCTGGCGGATCAGGATTCGACGCCGTTGATGGTTTTCGACGAAATCGACGCCAATGTCGGTGGAGAGATCGCGCGGGCGGTCGGACGCAAGATGGCGGTGCTGGGAGAACGCCACCAGGTGGTCGCGATCACCCACTTTCCGCAGGTGGCGGCTACGGCGGCGCGACATTTCGTGGTCGAGAAGCAGGTGACTTCCGGAAGGACGCGGTCGCGTCTCTTCCCGGTCACCGGCGATGCCCGGATTGACGAACTGGTGAGAATGCTCGGCGGCGGCGGAAGCTCGGCGCGCGACATGGCGCAAAGCCTTTTGGAAACGGCATGA